Proteins from a single region of Trichoderma asperellum chromosome 3, complete sequence:
- a CDS encoding uncharacterized protein (EggNog:ENOG41) — translation MPGDIDNSLLERLQALRGSSSGSSSQAAPIKFSVDVIERSKPATREDTLAARLKSLRAQDGGSASSSGQSSLETEKTDARAVPPSSSESRSAKAGNPASQEKPAKLEDDADADFMFSTDDQTLEELLGDVSPDENPVTEPSDEQVRALLEELSLSVPKDDADEEEREKEADDSDNSDGERMQTKANDVIARLKDEIELEATLGNADDETDSTIQHQKEDQQEGEESNPANIDFIIPSLPSNLDDLPASSPQRVGATAGMDDITARMAALRAPNTDDSFSLPSVPSSKPSAGDKPVKRLTSKTDYTDDDIDSWCTVCLNDATLRCLGCDDDPYCTRCWREMHIGPAAAFDDGSHKAVQFTRARKKDQQRVALGA, via the exons ATGCCCGGTGATATAGACAACTCGCTGTTAGAGCGTCTACAAGCGCTGCGGGGTTCAAGCTCCGGCTCATCTAGTCAAGCAGCTCCGATAAA GTTCAGCGTAGATGTGATTGAAAGGTCAAAGCCAGCAACTAGAGAAGACACACTAGCCGCTCGGTTAAAGTCCCTCCGGGCCCAGGACGGAGGctcagcctcatcatcaGGACAGAGTTCTCTCGAAACGGAGAAGACAGATGCCAGGGCAGTGCCCCCATCGTCGTCAGAATCGAGGTCCGCCAAGGCTGGAAACCCGGCATCTCAAGAGAAGCCAGCTAAACTAGAAGATGACGCCGATGCAGACTTTATGTTCTCGACGGATGACCAGACGTTGGAGGAGCTACTGGGCGATGTCAGCCCTGATGAGAATCCTGTGACGGAGCCAAGCGATGAGCAAGTCAGGGCGCTGTTAGAAGAACTGTCACTATCTGTACCGAaagatgatgcagatgaagaagagcgtgAGAAGGAGGCTGATGATTCAGACAATTCTGATGGCGAGCGTATGCAAACGAAAGCAAACGATGTTATTGCTAGGCTCAAGGATGAAATAGAGCTTGAAGCCACTCTCGGAAATGCAGACGATGAAACCGATTCTACAATACAGCACCAGAAAGAAGACCAGCAAGAGGGGGAAGAGAGCAACCCCGCCAACATTGACTTCATCATTCCTTCACTCCCCTCCAACCTGGACGAtcttccagcttcttctcctcaacgGGTTGGCGCTACAGCCGGTATGGACGATATAACAGCTCGTATGGCGGCTCTCCGAGCTCCCAACACTGATgactccttttctcttccctctgTTCCCAGTTCTAAGCCCTCTGCAGGTGATAAGCCTGTCAAGCGACTTACTAGCAAGACGGATTACACAGATGACGATATCGATAGCTGGTGCACCGTCTGTCTCAATGACGCCACGCTACGCTGCTTAGGTTGTGACGACGATCCTTACTGTACGCGTTGCTGGAGGGAGATGCATATTGGGCCGGCAGCTGCGTTTGATGACGGAAGCCATAAAGCTGTTCAGTTCACAAGAGCGAGGAAAAAGGACCAGCAAAGGGTAGCGCTAGGAGCTTGA